The Vidua chalybeata isolate OUT-0048 chromosome 24, bVidCha1 merged haplotype, whole genome shotgun sequence genome includes a window with the following:
- the LAMTOR5 gene encoding ragulator complex protein LAMTOR5, whose product MEGTLEQHLEETMKSPAVVGVLCTDSQGLNLGCRGTLSDEHAGIISVLAQQAAKLTSDPTDTPVVCLESDSGNIMIQKHDSITVAVHKLLS is encoded by the exons ATGGAGGGAACGCTGGAACAGCACCTGGAGGAGac CATGAAGAGCCCGGCCGTGGTGGGCGTGCTGTGCACCGACTCGCAGGGGCTCAACCTGGGCT GCAGGGGAACCCTGTCGGATGAGCACGCTGGCATCATCTCAGTGCTGGCCCAGCAGGCGGCCAAGCTCACCTCGGACCCCACGGACACGCCCGTGGTGTGCCTGGAGTCGGACAGCGG GAACATCATGATCCAGAAGCACGACAGCATCACCGTGGCAGTGCACAAGCTGCTGTCCTGA